A genomic window from Corynebacterium fournieri includes:
- a CDS encoding TIGR00730 family Rossman fold protein has product MISVAAIVFTDDKGRVLCVRKHSSPRFQLPGGKPEDGETLVDTAVRETLEEVGVRVDPERLSYLGQFSAPASNEPGHTVTSTVFLHPGAGLAPAPAAEIAEARWIDPTAPDIPDTELAPLLRTEIFPALRSREISAVAVYAGAREGTNPANAALARSFGEALAESGITLVYGGSKVGLMGEVAEGSSRSIGVLTEHLANYELQYDGLERLEVVATMSERKARMSELADAIVALPGGAGTLDELFEEWTSQQLGLHQKPIGLLGSAFWAPLVAMVDHMVAEGFMRPTDRAHMVVADDPHELLAKLRAWAPPVPRWL; this is encoded by the coding sequence ATGATCTCCGTAGCCGCCATCGTGTTCACCGACGACAAGGGCCGCGTGCTGTGCGTGCGCAAGCACTCCAGCCCACGCTTTCAGCTGCCGGGCGGAAAGCCGGAAGACGGGGAGACGCTGGTGGACACGGCCGTGCGCGAGACCCTCGAGGAGGTGGGCGTGCGCGTCGACCCGGAGCGGCTGAGCTACCTCGGCCAGTTCAGCGCCCCCGCGTCCAACGAGCCCGGCCACACGGTGACCTCCACGGTGTTCTTGCACCCCGGCGCGGGCCTGGCACCGGCGCCCGCCGCCGAGATCGCCGAGGCACGCTGGATCGACCCCACCGCCCCCGACATCCCCGACACAGAACTTGCGCCGCTGCTGCGCACCGAGATTTTCCCTGCCCTTCGCTCGCGCGAGATTTCCGCCGTGGCGGTCTACGCCGGCGCCCGCGAGGGCACCAACCCGGCGAACGCGGCGCTGGCCCGCTCCTTCGGCGAGGCGTTGGCGGAGTCCGGCATCACGCTCGTCTACGGCGGCTCGAAGGTGGGGTTGATGGGCGAGGTGGCCGAAGGATCGTCGAGAAGCATCGGCGTGCTCACGGAGCACCTGGCCAACTACGAGCTGCAGTACGACGGCCTCGAGCGGCTCGAGGTGGTGGCCACGATGTCCGAGCGCAAGGCGCGCATGAGCGAGCTTGCCGACGCCATCGTCGCCCTCCCCGGCGGCGCCGGCACCCTCGACGAACTCTTCGAGGAATGGACCAGCCAACAGCTCGGGCTGCACCAAAAACCGATCGGCTTGCTGGGCAGCGCGTTCTGGGCGCCGCTGGTGGCGATGGTGGACCACATGGTGGCCGAGGGTTTCATGCGCCCCACCGACCGGGCCCACATGGTCGTCGCCGACGACCCGCACGAGCTGCTGGCCAAGCTGCGCGCCTGGGCGCCGCCCGTGCCACGCTGGCTCTAG
- a CDS encoding TetR/AcrR family transcriptional regulator encodes MATTSKKKPTTRRRDRPSPRQRLLDAATKLFTEEGIRVIGIDRILREADVAKASLYSLLGSKDNLVIAYLEQLDEQYRARWGERAAKAPDADAKILAFFDMAIDEEPEKDFRGSPFLNAAGEYPRPEVESEERIVAACVAHRSWMRETITVLLTEKNGYESSALADELLIFLDGGLSGARILHSVEPLRTARALAENTLGAPPPDYSI; translated from the coding sequence TTGGCCACCACCAGCAAGAAGAAGCCGACGACGCGACGCCGCGATCGGCCGAGCCCGCGCCAGCGGCTGCTCGATGCTGCGACGAAACTGTTCACGGAAGAGGGCATCCGCGTCATCGGCATCGACCGCATCCTGCGCGAGGCCGATGTGGCGAAGGCGTCGCTGTATTCGCTGCTGGGCTCCAAAGACAACCTGGTCATCGCCTACCTTGAGCAGCTGGATGAGCAGTACCGGGCCCGCTGGGGCGAGCGCGCCGCGAAGGCGCCGGACGCGGACGCAAAGATCCTCGCCTTCTTTGACATGGCCATCGATGAGGAGCCCGAAAAGGACTTCCGCGGCTCGCCCTTCCTCAACGCCGCAGGCGAGTACCCGCGGCCCGAGGTGGAGTCGGAGGAGCGCATCGTCGCCGCGTGCGTGGCGCACCGCTCCTGGATGCGCGAGACCATCACCGTGCTTCTCACGGAAAAGAACGGCTACGAGTCCTCGGCGCTGGCGGACGAGCTGCTGATCTTCCTCGACGGCGGCCTGTCGGGCGCGCGGATTCTGCACAGCGTGGAGCCGCTGCGCACCGCCCGCGCGTTGGCGGAGAACACGTTGGGCGCACCGCCGCCGGATTACTCCATCTAG
- a CDS encoding DUF2020 domain-containing protein, which yields MRLRVPTALLLLALAGCSQEPLPSDDPSATPSPEPALPVQALPETPRDGWTECPYLDTEWVAQTNGQRVTGVGTDTRFDPPACQYWSYPEEPQLTVMVRHMDSVESARAVVDYVTPVANTQPASLPGGWEGGRHGGGDVPGRIGAAFAVAKGTTAVAVFTNQNESVKAESVAEKVIANLAL from the coding sequence ATGCGTCTGAGAGTACCCACCGCCCTGCTCCTGCTCGCCCTCGCCGGGTGCTCGCAGGAGCCTTTGCCTAGCGACGACCCTTCGGCCACCCCCTCCCCGGAACCCGCCCTGCCCGTCCAGGCGCTGCCGGAGACCCCGCGCGACGGCTGGACCGAGTGCCCCTACCTGGACACCGAATGGGTCGCCCAAACCAACGGGCAGCGCGTCACCGGCGTGGGCACGGACACCCGCTTCGACCCGCCGGCCTGCCAGTACTGGTCCTACCCGGAGGAGCCGCAGCTGACGGTGATGGTGCGCCACATGGACTCGGTCGAAAGCGCCCGCGCGGTGGTGGATTACGTAACCCCGGTCGCCAACACCCAGCCCGCCTCGCTGCCGGGCGGCTGGGAAGGCGGCCGCCACGGCGGCGGGGACGTGCCGGGCCGCATCGGTGCCGCGTTCGCGGTGGCCAAGGGGACAACGGCGGTGGCGGTGTTCACCAACCAGAACGAGTCCGTCAAAGCCGAATCCGTCGCCGAGAAGGTCATCGCTAACCTAGCTCTGTGA
- a CDS encoding sensor histidine kinase: MSSRLVLLEQHPGKTADYRALDAGITVLAVCLMLVSFGALARMPLNSALLHIVMTSAFAFLLFYGMVEMYRWGAWGRVAWMLGATAVWVADMTVSPVAVYWVFVLFFVALRAFSNWVGYAWVVACLAISIAMQIPEGLTLGGVMGPALSAVVVVAINYAFATITRVSRERQQLIDELLATRDRLAETERAAGVAQERERLAHELHDTVAQNLSSIQMLLHSAEKDIRSSGLPQQAAQQPLRKMETARRAASNNLAETRAMIAALAPAPLTESSLRDALGRVAGDFGAAGGLDIEVDVDGDAVPLPMRVEAGLLRIAQGAVSNVVNHAEATAARITLTYAPDEVRLDVVDNGRGFDVDAQALKPSGLGHLGLDAMRSRAAELGGRLDIESAPGGPTALSVAVPVTISQKIVKEGDVDPGIAG, translated from the coding sequence ATGAGCTCCAGATTAGTGCTGTTGGAGCAGCATCCCGGCAAAACCGCCGACTACCGGGCGCTCGACGCGGGCATCACGGTGCTGGCGGTGTGCCTCATGCTCGTCTCGTTCGGGGCGCTGGCGCGGATGCCGCTGAACTCCGCGCTGCTGCACATTGTCATGACATCGGCGTTCGCGTTTTTGCTGTTCTACGGCATGGTGGAGATGTATCGCTGGGGCGCGTGGGGGCGCGTGGCCTGGATGCTGGGCGCGACCGCGGTGTGGGTGGCGGACATGACGGTCTCGCCGGTGGCCGTTTACTGGGTGTTCGTGCTGTTTTTCGTGGCGCTGCGCGCCTTTAGCAACTGGGTCGGCTACGCGTGGGTGGTGGCGTGTCTGGCCATCAGCATCGCTATGCAGATCCCTGAGGGGCTCACGCTCGGCGGGGTGATGGGCCCCGCGCTGTCCGCGGTGGTTGTGGTGGCCATCAACTACGCGTTTGCCACCATCACCCGCGTGAGCCGCGAGAGGCAGCAGCTTATCGACGAACTGTTGGCCACCCGGGACCGCCTCGCCGAGACGGAACGTGCGGCCGGCGTGGCCCAGGAACGCGAACGCCTCGCCCACGAGCTGCACGACACGGTGGCGCAGAACCTCTCCTCCATCCAGATGCTGCTGCACTCGGCGGAAAAGGACATCCGCAGTAGCGGGTTGCCGCAACAGGCCGCGCAACAGCCGCTGCGGAAGATGGAGACGGCGCGCCGGGCGGCGTCCAACAACCTGGCCGAAACGCGCGCCATGATCGCCGCGCTGGCGCCGGCGCCGCTGACGGAGTCGTCCCTGCGGGATGCGCTCGGGCGCGTGGCAGGCGATTTTGGCGCGGCCGGCGGGCTGGACATCGAGGTGGACGTCGACGGCGACGCCGTGCCACTGCCCATGCGGGTGGAGGCCGGGCTGCTGCGCATCGCCCAGGGCGCGGTGTCCAACGTGGTCAACCACGCCGAGGCCACCGCTGCGCGCATCACCCTGACCTACGCGCCGGATGAGGTGCGCCTGGACGTGGTGGACAACGGGCGCGGCTTCGACGTGGACGCCCAAGCCCTCAAACCCAGCGGCCTGGGCCACCTGGGGCTGGATGCGATGCGCTCGCGCGCCGCGGAGCTGGGCGGGCGCCTGGACATCGAGTCCGCCCCCGGCGGGCCGACGGCACTTTCGGTGGCCGTGCCGGTTACTATCAGCCAAAAGATTGTCAAGGAGGGCGACGTTGATCCGGGTATTGCTGGCTGA
- a CDS encoding universal stress protein, whose product MTHEDIVVVAVDGSPASDNAVRWAANTAMKRDIPLRLAAAYSMPQFLYAEGMVPPQEVFDELQRETLQTIDRARDIALEVAPDLRIGHALAEGSPIDMLLEMSKDCTMVVMGSRGLSGLSGMVLGSVSGAVVSHASCPVVVVREDNAVTDVNKYGPVVVGVDGSEVSQRATEVAFEEAAARGAELLAVHTWVDTQIQGPGAGYAVSEDHWKAVQEEKDELLTNALSELSEKYPDVVVKKSITRDRPVRALASAAEGAQLLVTGSHGRGGFKGMLLGSTSRALLQEAPCPMMVVRTQDS is encoded by the coding sequence ATGACCCACGAAGATATCGTTGTAGTTGCCGTCGACGGCAGCCCCGCCTCTGATAACGCAGTGCGTTGGGCTGCAAATACGGCGATGAAGCGCGACATTCCGCTGCGCCTGGCTGCTGCGTACTCAATGCCGCAGTTCCTGTACGCGGAGGGCATGGTGCCTCCGCAAGAGGTGTTCGACGAGCTGCAGCGTGAAACTCTGCAGACCATCGACCGTGCGCGCGACATCGCGCTTGAGGTAGCGCCGGATCTGCGGATCGGCCACGCTCTCGCGGAGGGTTCGCCTATTGACATGCTGCTGGAGATGTCCAAGGACTGCACGATGGTGGTCATGGGCTCTCGCGGCTTGAGCGGCCTGTCCGGGATGGTGCTCGGTTCCGTCTCCGGTGCCGTGGTTTCTCACGCGTCGTGCCCGGTGGTGGTTGTGCGTGAGGACAACGCGGTCACCGACGTGAACAAGTACGGCCCCGTGGTCGTCGGCGTAGACGGTTCGGAGGTTTCGCAGCGTGCTACTGAGGTCGCTTTCGAAGAGGCGGCCGCGCGCGGTGCGGAGCTACTCGCAGTGCACACCTGGGTGGACACCCAGATCCAGGGCCCGGGGGCCGGCTACGCGGTCTCGGAAGACCACTGGAAGGCAGTGCAGGAGGAAAAGGACGAGCTGCTGACTAACGCCCTGAGCGAGCTCAGCGAGAAGTACCCGGATGTGGTGGTGAAAAAGTCCATCACCCGCGACCGCCCAGTGCGCGCGCTTGCCTCTGCCGCGGAGGGTGCGCAGCTGCTGGTCACCGGTTCTCACGGCCGTGGCGGCTTCAAGGGGATGCTGCTCGGGTCCACCTCCCGTGCGCTCCTGCAGGAGGCGCCGTGCCCGATGATGGTCGTGCGTACCCAAGATTCGTAA
- a CDS encoding TM0106 family RecB-like putative nuclease → MSFQPVRASDLVGCRFRLRQRRAHPDVPELPEALLRQPQIDAARAAVFDLLPVKRALGDGAGKVFVRVDIDPAGDRVAATQDALRRRAHLITNATLVGAVDGVEAEADVDVLVRADAGYLPVMISNHRVARSHPSAELEMIPTGRLGLGQPLTVHAKPRHHTVDGYRVALAHVLLGERADGRGAVIGQDRARAYLCEPERYVEPLLRVLGEPLPTEPKRLKQCATCRFWPLCEPRLVALDDISLLLPGGRGDVWRERGIHTVQQLIDDAPAEPAALARAWRAGVPVLRRPSLAPAPRADVEVDVDMEAYLDQGAYLWGTFDGTDYRAFVTWDEVGGDAEEGNFAAFWSWLMARRSEAHAQGKTFRAYCYAAGGENHWLRSSAKRFASVDAEEVAAFIASDEWVDVFAHVRRSLVGTDGLGLKVLGPVVGFEWEDDDVDGERSVALRRAGRLGDQAAREMLLRYNEDDCRATRAVRDFLDSGAPGVPEFGAV, encoded by the coding sequence GTGAGCTTCCAACCTGTGCGCGCTTCGGACCTTGTGGGCTGCCGCTTCCGCCTGCGGCAGCGCCGCGCGCACCCGGACGTGCCTGAACTGCCGGAGGCGTTGCTGCGCCAGCCGCAGATCGACGCCGCCCGCGCCGCCGTATTCGATCTGCTGCCGGTCAAGCGTGCACTTGGCGACGGCGCCGGCAAAGTCTTCGTCCGCGTCGACATCGACCCAGCGGGCGACCGCGTCGCAGCCACGCAAGATGCTTTACGACGTCGCGCGCACCTGATCACCAACGCCACCCTCGTCGGCGCGGTGGACGGCGTGGAAGCCGAAGCCGACGTGGACGTCCTCGTGCGCGCCGACGCGGGGTATCTGCCGGTGATGATTTCCAACCACCGCGTCGCCCGCTCACATCCGAGTGCCGAGCTGGAGATGATCCCCACCGGGCGCCTGGGCCTGGGCCAACCGCTGACGGTGCACGCGAAGCCGCGCCACCACACCGTGGACGGCTACCGCGTGGCGCTAGCGCACGTGCTGTTGGGCGAGCGGGCGGACGGCCGCGGCGCGGTCATCGGCCAGGACCGCGCCCGCGCCTACCTGTGCGAGCCCGAGCGCTACGTCGAGCCGCTGCTCCGCGTGCTGGGCGAGCCGTTGCCCACCGAACCGAAGCGACTGAAGCAGTGCGCCACCTGCCGCTTTTGGCCGCTGTGCGAGCCGCGCCTGGTTGCACTCGACGACATTTCGCTGCTCCTGCCCGGCGGCCGCGGCGACGTCTGGCGCGAGCGCGGCATCCACACCGTGCAGCAACTCATCGACGACGCACCTGCCGAACCCGCCGCCCTCGCCCGCGCCTGGCGCGCCGGCGTGCCGGTGCTGCGCCGCCCCAGCCTCGCCCCGGCGCCCCGCGCCGACGTGGAGGTGGACGTGGACATGGAGGCCTACCTGGACCAGGGCGCATACCTGTGGGGCACGTTCGACGGCACCGACTACCGCGCGTTTGTCACCTGGGACGAGGTCGGCGGCGACGCCGAGGAAGGAAACTTCGCCGCGTTCTGGTCCTGGCTGATGGCGCGCCGGTCCGAAGCGCATGCTCAGGGCAAGACCTTCCGCGCCTACTGCTACGCCGCGGGAGGGGAGAACCACTGGCTGCGCTCGTCAGCCAAGCGCTTCGCCTCTGTGGACGCCGAGGAAGTGGCCGCGTTCATCGCCTCCGACGAGTGGGTGGACGTGTTCGCCCACGTGCGCCGCTCGTTGGTGGGCACCGACGGGCTGGGGCTGAAGGTGCTCGGCCCGGTGGTCGGCTTCGAATGGGAGGACGACGACGTGGACGGCGAGCGTTCCGTGGCGCTGCGCCGCGCGGGCCGCCTCGGCGACCAGGCCGCCCGTGAGATGCTGCTGCGCTACAACGAGGACGACTGTCGCGCCACCCGCGCCGTGCGCGACTTCCTGGACTCAGGTGCGCCGGGCGTGCCCGAGTTCGGGGCCGTGTAG
- a CDS encoding DUF6474 family protein gives MGVFEAIRKSRAKTKAEVKAAQSHARQLAKQEAKADQRVAKLLDKAEKRLLKEEKKGLKRKQKHEKDLAKAHLKRIEESGITQKKAKQWVSAARVLVPVLLPLAYKALTSLQQNQVNNRAAGLGLTSQDLARHSGRGAELKARIDAVRQNIEQSDSLGEGFKGDARVRLDELEQAVRNAEHANPEQRRLAHNSIDEDLNNLAADVHTKLSK, from the coding sequence ATGGGTGTTTTTGAGGCCATCCGTAAGTCCCGCGCGAAGACGAAGGCTGAGGTCAAGGCGGCGCAGAGCCACGCCCGCCAGCTGGCCAAGCAAGAGGCAAAGGCCGACCAGCGCGTGGCCAAGCTGTTGGACAAGGCGGAAAAGCGCCTGCTCAAGGAAGAGAAGAAGGGGCTCAAGCGCAAGCAGAAGCACGAAAAGGATCTGGCCAAGGCGCACCTGAAGCGCATCGAGGAGTCCGGCATCACCCAGAAGAAAGCCAAGCAGTGGGTCTCCGCCGCCCGCGTGCTGGTGCCGGTGCTGCTGCCGTTGGCGTACAAGGCGCTGACCTCCCTGCAGCAGAACCAGGTGAACAACCGCGCGGCCGGTCTGGGCTTGACCTCGCAGGATCTCGCCCGCCACTCCGGCCGCGGCGCTGAGCTGAAGGCGCGTATCGACGCCGTACGGCAAAACATCGAGCAGTCCGACTCCCTCGGCGAGGGGTTCAAGGGCGACGCCCGCGTCCGTCTGGACGAGCTGGAGCAGGCCGTGCGCAACGCTGAGCACGCCAACCCGGAGCAGCGCCGCCTGGCGCACAACTCCATCGACGAGGACCTGAACAACCTCGCCGCCGACGTGCACACCAAGCTGTCGAAGTAG
- a CDS encoding GlsB/YeaQ/YmgE family stress response membrane protein, producing the protein MTPTLGFLGWIIIGGLAGWIGSKIQNRDAQMGIGLNILVGIIGGLLGGWLLSVFGVDVAGGGLFFSFLTCLLGAVILLWIINMVTSRRR; encoded by the coding sequence ATGACACCTACCTTGGGCTTTTTGGGTTGGATCATTATCGGCGGTCTGGCTGGCTGGATCGGTTCGAAGATTCAGAACCGTGACGCGCAGATGGGTATCGGCCTGAACATTCTGGTCGGCATTATCGGCGGTCTCCTCGGCGGCTGGCTGCTGTCCGTTTTCGGCGTTGATGTCGCAGGCGGCGGTCTGTTCTTCAGCTTCCTCACCTGCCTGCTCGGCGCGGTGATTCTGCTGTGGATCATCAACATGGTCACCAGCCGCCGCCGCTAG
- a CDS encoding LuxR C-terminal-related transcriptional regulator — protein MIRVLLADDHEIVRLGLRSVLEEAEDIKVVAEVATAEGAIATAQAGGIDVILMDLRFGAGAEGQRVATGAQATAAIRANMANPPKVLVVTNYDTDADILGAIEAGAVGYLLKDAPPEELVAAVRSTARGDATMSPVVRDRLESRERTPRSSLTPRELEVLQLVAAGSSNREIGRQLMLSEATVKSHLVHIYDKLGVRSRTSAVASAREQGVL, from the coding sequence TTGATCCGGGTATTGCTGGCTGACGACCACGAGATTGTCCGCCTCGGCCTGCGCTCCGTGCTGGAGGAGGCCGAGGACATCAAGGTGGTGGCCGAGGTCGCCACCGCCGAAGGCGCGATCGCCACCGCGCAGGCGGGCGGCATCGACGTCATCCTCATGGATCTGCGCTTCGGCGCGGGGGCGGAGGGCCAGCGGGTGGCCACCGGTGCTCAGGCCACCGCCGCGATCCGCGCGAACATGGCCAACCCGCCGAAGGTGCTGGTGGTGACCAACTACGACACGGACGCCGACATCCTCGGCGCCATCGAGGCCGGCGCCGTGGGCTACCTGCTCAAAGACGCCCCGCCGGAAGAACTTGTCGCCGCGGTGCGCTCCACCGCGCGCGGCGATGCCACCATGTCCCCGGTGGTGCGCGACCGGCTGGAATCGAGGGAGCGCACCCCGCGCTCCTCGCTCACCCCTCGCGAGCTGGAAGTGCTCCAGCTCGTCGCCGCTGGCTCCTCCAACCGGGAGATCGGCCGCCAGCTCATGCTCTCCGAGGCGACGGTGAAATCCCACCTCGTGCACATCTACGACAAGCTGGGCGTGCGCTCGCGCACCTCCGCCGTGGCGTCTGCGCGCGAGCAGGGCGTGCTGTAG
- a CDS encoding class E sortase, translated as MTTAHTHPQVPVPFPEFQAHQPEQKRDRVSASQVIGELLLTIGVVLLLFAFYESFWTNIASHRMQDEAQTRLEEQWVNPRQAKTGQLGDAFAKMYIPAFGQDYQFAIIEGVQEHQLLTGPGHYPGTQLPGQDGNFAVAGHRVGKGAPFNDLGALKACDAVVVETQTEWVTYRVLPMAQDPAGRRGEGAGCLPGQLNERVAAGDYAGVLGREITLPGDIEVVNPIPGNRSTKVEPGMEGLITLTTCHPQFSNAERMIIHAVRTEVTPKDSSGAVPDAMKEVR; from the coding sequence ATGACCACGGCCCACACGCACCCACAGGTGCCAGTGCCTTTCCCAGAGTTCCAGGCGCACCAACCAGAGCAGAAACGCGATCGCGTGAGTGCCTCGCAAGTCATCGGCGAGCTGCTGCTCACCATCGGTGTGGTGCTTTTGCTCTTCGCGTTCTACGAGTCTTTTTGGACCAACATCGCGTCCCACCGCATGCAGGACGAGGCGCAAACGCGTCTGGAGGAGCAGTGGGTCAACCCCCGCCAGGCCAAGACGGGGCAGCTCGGCGACGCGTTTGCCAAGATGTACATCCCGGCGTTCGGGCAGGACTACCAGTTCGCCATTATCGAGGGAGTGCAGGAGCATCAGCTGCTCACCGGACCGGGCCACTACCCGGGCACGCAGCTGCCGGGCCAGGACGGCAACTTCGCCGTCGCCGGCCACCGCGTGGGCAAGGGCGCGCCGTTCAATGACCTGGGCGCGCTCAAGGCGTGCGACGCAGTGGTGGTGGAGACGCAGACGGAGTGGGTGACGTACCGCGTGCTGCCGATGGCGCAGGACCCAGCCGGCCGCCGCGGGGAGGGCGCCGGCTGCCTGCCGGGTCAGCTCAATGAGCGCGTCGCGGCCGGCGACTACGCCGGCGTGCTGGGCCGCGAGATCACGCTGCCCGGCGACATCGAGGTGGTCAACCCCATCCCGGGCAACCGGTCCACGAAGGTCGAGCCGGGCATGGAAGGCCTGATCACGTTGACGACGTGCCACCCGCAGTTCTCCAATGCGGAGCGCATGATCATCCACGCGGTGCGCACGGAGGTTACGCCGAAAGACTCCTCGGGCGCCGTCCCGGACGCTATGAAGGAGGTGCGATAA